From a region of the Kwoniella mangroviensis CBS 8507 chromosome 1 map unlocalized Ctg01, whole genome shotgun sequence genome:
- a CDS encoding ATP-dependent RNA helicase DBP3, with amino-acid sequence MSIEEAAPAISKEEKKRLKEEKRARKAAKAAAAAGTSGESTPAVQEKKEKKRKSSEDAVEETVKEKKEKKDKKKKSKSIGADGAAQSSETVGGADEPPKKKSKKSKTEETEESATPVESSVPSAEEPTPMLSKKQQKKLAKAQAATTTSTTGPSSSMPSISTEFTAEHNTYLTSQNITLTPSVYPPILSIPSLPINPALQPFLKSFSKPTPIQACSWPALLAKRDVVGIAETGSGKTLSFGVPGLNHVSSLPPVGKKGKGQIAMLVLAPTRELAQQSHDTISAFGKSVGINSVCLFGGVGKYEQINELKKGETRIVVGTPGRTLDLADAGDLDLSSVSYLVLDEADRMLDQGFENDIRRIIAHTPDHTKGRQTVMFSATWPESVRRLASSFLNDPIRITVGSDELSANKRIDQVVEVLDNSRDKDGRLLYHLRNHLKAHPNTPTSPTRILVFALYKKEAQRLEYTIRKANYNVGALHGDMTQDARFKALDLFKTGKQNVLVATDVAARGLDIPDVGLVINVTFPLTTEDFVHRCGRTGRAGKTGKAVTFFTGENHEKSLAGEFMRVLRDVGADVPKEMDRFPTTIKKKENGSYGAFYKDTSDAPAATKITFD; translated from the exons ATGTCCATTGAAGAAGCTGCCCCAGCGATAAgcaaggaggagaagaaacgattgaaagaggagaaacgaGCTAGgaaagctgccaaagcagcaGCCGCCGCTGGTACTTCTGGTGAATCAACTCCTGCCGtgcaggagaagaaggagaagaagaggaagagtagTGAAGATGCAGTGGAAGAAACagtaaaagagaagaaagagaagaaggacaagaagaagaagagtaaatCTATTGGAGCCGATGGGGCTGCTCAATCTTCCGAGACTGTAGGCGGCGCAGATGaaccaccaaagaagaagtcgaagaagTCGAAGACCGAAGAGACTGAAGAATCAGCTACTCCCGTTGAATCTTCCGTCCCTTCTGCAGAGGAACCTACTCCGATGTTGAGTAAGAAACAGCAAAAGAAGCTCGCTAAAGCTCAAGCCGCCACTACCACCAGCACTACCGGTCCATCGTCTTCTATGCCAAGTATTTCAACTGAATTCACCGCCGAACACAATACTTATCTCACCTCGCAAAACATCACTTTAACCCCTTCGGTCTATCCTCCAATCCTCTCTAtaccatctttacctatcaATCCCGCACTTCAACCATTCCTCAAATCATTTTCTAAACCTACGCCAATTCAAGCATGCAGTTGGCCAGCACTACTGGCCAAGAGGGACGTAGTGGGTATAGCAGAAAcaggatcaggtaaaacTCTATCATTCGGTGTACCAGGTCTTAACCATGTATCCTCCCTTCCACCCGtggggaagaaaggtaaaggtcAAATTGCCATGTTGGTCTTGGCACCTACTCGAGAACTCGCCCAACAATCGCACGATACGATATCGGCTTTTGGTAAATCCGTAGGGATCAATTCGGTCTGTTTATTCGGTGGTGTAGGTAAATACGAGCAGATAAATGAGTTGAAAAAGGGAGAGACAAGGATTGTCGTGGGAACGCCTGGAAGAACATTGGATTTGGCTGATGCgggtgatttggatttgagtaG CGTATCATACCTTGTGTTAGACGAAGCGGATAGAATGTTAGACCAAGGTTTCGAGAATGATATCAGGAGGATTATAGCTCATACGCCTGATCATACCAAAGGTAGACAAACTGTCATGT TCTCCGCCACCTGGCCTGAATCAGTCCGAAGActcgcttcttccttcctcaacGACCCTATTCGAATAACCGTTGGATCAGACGAGCTTTCAGCTAACAAGAGGATAGATCAAGTCGTAGAAGTCTTGGACAACTCAAGGGACAAAGA CGGTCGATTATTGTACCACCTGCGAAATCACTTGAAAGCTCACCCCAACACTCCCACATCCCCTACACGTATACTAGTGTTCGCCTTATACAAGAAAGAAGCTCAACGTCTCGAATACACAATCCGAAAAGCCAACTATAACGTCGGCGCGTTACATGGTGATATGACTCAGGACGCTCGATTCAAGGCTTTGGACTTGTTCAAGACTGGTAAACAGAATGTACTCGTTGCTACGGATGTAGCTGCGAGAGGGTTGGATATTCCTGATGTGGGGTTGGTCATTAATGTGACGTTCCCTTTGACTACTG AGGACTTTGTTCACCGATGCGGTCGAACTGGACGAGCAGGCAAGACAGGTAAAGCCGTAACTTTCTTCACTGGGGAGAACCATGAGAAATCCTTGGCAGGTGAATTTATGAGAGTACTTAGAGATGTTGGAGCGGACGTTCCAAAGGAGATGGATAGGTTCCCTACGaccatcaagaagaagg AAAACGGTTCATATGGTGCTTTCTATAAGGATACTAGTGATGCTCCTGCTGCGACCAAGATCACTTTTGATTAG